TGTAGAAATTTTGTCTTTCCTTTCATCAAACCTAAGATATCTATTATACGTATTTTGTAAATATTCCTTTCAGTTACCGTACCTTGGGTACGAGTGTTTTTTGTCttgcttttaatttttcttggtgAAATTCAGTGGAAAGCGTGAATACTCCGGTAAAAGAACCCTTGATAATACAGCCCCAATTTCAGACAACGTTTCTACAACCCTCTCCTACATTTCCAATaagttttatttaaaaaaaacccagtTAATTAAGATTTATTTTCGGTGACTGACAACTCAGAAGCTATATGTATAGATGAAAGCGAGtgtatttcgtgatttatgggcattCACGAGTGACCATGatgaaatgcacgagcaagttcatacgattttttatcACGTGGGTTACCTGAGGCAGACCACGTTTAAACGTCTTCACTGTAGTCAGATATGGTAATTAGCCTCGTGCCTGTAACGAAGCTCTCAGCTTGATGCTGTCATTGCAGGACATACAGCATGCATGACTTCGTTTTTTTGTTCGCGCGAAAggtaattgaaaaattaaagctcacaCGGACTTCCCAACATATACACCACTTCTTTTTTTCGACTTACTGCATTCTCAGACTAAATTCGCACAAGAAAGTGTGCCCTCGAGTGATCTGCTCTTAGAGGTAGCAGCAACccggagcccatctggagcgtgcaacttccatacagcgtctgtgaaacggcgttttcacaggtaggtttatttttagactagcccttcccgcgaattaggtcaaaaaaccaaacacaattccggttcggtgaccctatgacgtcagcttaatttcttgtaattggtgatcgggctcctgtgggagtctcattcgcgggaaattcaatctaaaaataaattggtctgtgaaaacgccgttacacgaacacagtagagttgtaggctccgggtcatgggtttcTGCAGCAACCTAATCCCTTTGAAATCGATTTTGTCGATCAAGAGAGATAGAACAGGGATGAACGCGAGAATAATACACCTCTTGCCTTCATTTCCGTGTTCCTaccataaagaaaattaactaaaattgttgttattgaaTGTGAGCACATACAAATAAGATTGATTCATGAAAACGCTTGACGTCGGTTAACGTGGTAAGAAAACTAAAACGTCATAGGAATGTAAAGATGAGGAAAAAAATCTATCTGGCTTTTGAGATTGAAATATTTGCGGCGTGTGCTGTGGAATTTATGCGCGCGTGACGTGAAGGTAAAGGTCAAGTTTTGGAGGAAGTAATTGGGTAGTCCCGAGTCCCCACGAAGAAGCTTGAAGTGGCAAAGGAAATGTTCGATTCTCATCACACTTAACCTTCCTTACCGCTTTCTCGACTTGTAACTCTCAGTTGGCTTCAGGAATCAGTGACATTTGCAACCAACCTTAACATTTTACACAAACAGTAGCATCCCACGTCTTGTTTAtcaaaattttcacaaaaattacTTCATCGCGGTTTCCACAATAGCCTcttttgcactctataacctatttatggaACCGTCATTGGCCACTAAGAAATGCAATATGCTTCTGAGTACAGAACAAGGAAGGATATCGTAGGGAATACGATGTTAgcagtaacaaaagaaaaaaaagtaccaCTGATAGTCTTAAATGGTTTGCTAAATCCAGGCTAACATTTATTCCAGCCCGGAGTCACTGTTAACTAAAACAACAACGTGCGGTTTTCAGTGTCTTCTCTTGTGGTAGATTATTCTTTGTGCGGCATCACAACTAATTACTGATAACAGAGATTCAGCAACGTGTTTATGAAAATGCCAGACAAAACCTTTTTGCAAAAAGATAAAAGCAGCTTATTCTCTTTTAGCTCAGTCATTTCTTTGTATCGAGCGATTTGAAGTAACTTTAAATTAGTCTCTTTAAAGAGAGAGACAAATTACAAGACGAGGATTTTCACTCTTTTATCAATGACAAGCAACAGCATGCAGTTTGCCTTTTCATTGAACGGTGAGGCTTGACCTTTCGAACTTATTGTCCGCCTGTTTTAAGCGTAATACTAGATATGACACACAAAGATATGTGTGTGCTCTTTAATGTCTTTCACGTATTCCCGACAACCGGCTTGAACCTATAACCTTTGTGGTAAGTCTTATACAACTCCCTCCGAGGTCAATTCGTGGATCGTCGAGGAACGTTTTCTGGCAGCACTATCTGCAGGCTGCATGATGCAATATGAAATATTGCAGGCCATCCCGATTTCAATTAAGCGAGAGAAAGTGTGAAATGACCACCACATCCAAGGGTCAGGGGGTTCATCGAGCTCGCGATAAAATCGATATACACTTAGTAGTGAATATGTATGTAGAATACTGCAAGATAGTCCTAAGAAACTTGTTACTAGAGTGACTTTTGCAACTTTGGATGAGCTGGTTCGACGTTGCGCTTGTAGACGTCTTGAAACCTTCTTTACGCTGCATATTACTTTGAGCCCGCCGTAAATAAAACTTGCGGATAATACTAGACCCCAGACGATAAAAAACAGGTGGCAAAAGATGAAAATTATCACTGCTACTTCAGGTGCAAATATCATACAAATTTCTCCCACCAAGACAACAGCGAAGTGAAACGAGATAACAGCTCCGAAGAAGCGAGCATTCTGAAGTCTTTTCGAGACAAGTTGAAGTTTAGCGACGCCCAGAAACACATACAAGATCAAGCAAAACGCCGATGTTAGACAAGGGAAAGAAATGTTGAACAGAAGCCCTGCCAGCCACATTGGAAGTTTAACGCCATTTTGCTTCGATCCGTAAGGATCTAACAGGAGGTAGACCGCTCGTGTTACCCCCAGCACCAACAGAAGAGCGTTTATAGCATTGACATAGGGTTTGCGACCGaaccttttctttttgtgtgcCCGAAGCAAGGCAATTGCGGAGATTACTGACAAAAGACCAAATGCTACTCCCAGACCAATCCAATGAATTTCCCATGCCACTCCCCAAAGCGGTTTCGCCTCTTCAAAATTTGGGACTGGTTCGCCCACTGGAATGTCGTTGCTCATCGTCAAAACGTCGTTCGTGTTGTTCTCGCCAACTTGTGAAGTTTGCCATTCCATCGTCTTGAGACTTACTGACGCACGAATCGTTATTCTCTTCCAGTGTAGGGGAATAGTGCTCGATGGTCAGCTTTCGCCTATAACTTGCGGAAAATGTCACCAATCTTCATGCGATCGATCTAACACACGTCGTACACTTTCGAGGAACTGACATATGTTCCCTCCGCTTGTTGAAGGACAATTTACGTGATACAAATAAATTCATTGTAATATTTAAAGCTAACTAATTACGTTTATACAATAAATACTGAAAGCATGAAACGCGAAAAACCGCGGACCAATATTGGGCCACCGCCTTTCTCGCTTATTTTGCGTCGGTCACCTTGACGATGCAGACTTGAGTTCAAAATCAATATTTTGGTCGAAGGAAAGAAATTCGatcattttttctttaaaactcgGGACGTTATAGAATAAAGTCTGACTTGTAGTAACCCTACAGCCCACCAGGACAATTATCGGTAATCTCTGTAGTCATACAACAGCATGTGATTAATCCAATGGCAATTAAGGATATAGGAATGACAAGATGAGGGAATGACAATGCTAATAACAAAAGCAACAGACTGACTCTatgaggaaaataaataaagcaatttataaaatggacaaaaggagtctctttacattttgtttttacaaCAGTCAGCAAAACATAACGAAGATTATTAATTTATCTGTATACCTGTTCGGTAACTGTAACTTCATGCTCACTTAAGCCGGTGGGAATCTCTCACGAGTTGCTTCTTTAATTACAAAGCACCAGAAATCAGTGAAATTTTGAAGATTTCGGGTGCCTGCTGACTACAAAAACGGGAGcaactttgaagaaaaaaaacattacattTGGTACACGGGCTCCTCGTTCCTCTGAACACGAAAATTCCATCGCGTGAGATCTGTTTGCATTTGAAAACATGATTTGCATTCTCGATAATTTCTTCTTTGTGCCGGTTTTAATCGTTTTCGACAGCTCATAGTTTATAAATAGCCCTCTTTAGTGTCTCATTTGAGGACAATATTTTCAGGCGTACATTGGCTTTTGTCATAAGAAACCAGCTTTCGCATATCAAGTTTGATTTAACTTGCGACGTATTTGTAATGGCGCGAACAGTACTTCAGAAGAACTTGAATACGTGAGGATCGCGCGTGGCAACTTGGGGTAATCGCTCTTCAGTTACAATTCTTCTTCTTTGCTTTGCATGAATATCTTTAGAAAATTCGAAATAAAtacaaagcaaaatttctcgcaGTAATCTTCAAACAGCTATCAGATTCAACACTGTTGCCATTATCGACGAATGTACAAAGAAATAGACGACAAAAAATACACTATTTGTAAGATATTGAATTCTGAATATTGCAGGATACAAGACAAAAGCTCAGTTTCTTATAAGGCTTCAGGAATGTTCTCTTGCGTCCCCATGCAAGGATATTTGTGGTTTGAAAGTGTTGACTAAATAGAACTAAGTGTCTTACACGTACATGTATCACGAAAGCAAATGCAAATCACATTGAAATCACTGAACAACAGCAGCTACATAGTTTCCCATCCTTCTCCACGGGCGCATTACATATGTACAGCTTCGACATGAGCAACACCGTGGTTTGTGATTCGTGTAAACTGTTCGTGCGATCACTTGTAATGTACGTTCCTTCGCGTTCTTAGATTTGATTGATCCGCTGCTAGAATATTCCAAGAGCATGGGTTAATCGTCCTGCTTTTCAGACAGGGCAAAAGATTAAGAACGCGAGGAGGAAAATCTGCGTTATTTTCGTCCTCTTTTGCTTCTCTTGACAATTTTAAGCGAACCATCTTACGAATCTTGTTTCCTTTAAATATTGCCTTGTGTTCCCTAGTTCCCGGacattactttcaaacttgttcccagctttatgatccctaaaattgtttatgttccCTTGATCCCCGGTTCAAATTAGCCAtatttccttgttccccaaaacccctggtaGGAACTCATTTTAACGTTTGGAAAAGGTTTCCCATTTGTAAGAAGGCTCAAGCATATTAAGTACTACCAAAATCAGCACATCACTAGGTATCCTTGCAAGACTTTTCATGCAACCTTACTGTGACAATATGCCCTACGCGACAGCATAAACACTGTAAATTATATCTTCAATGATTGAAATCTGATCTACAAAGAAATCACGCATTAGCTTTTAAGTTTGTTATCTGCACACAACAGTTATCAATCGTATTCCAATAAACCTCGGTAAAACTCCAAACCTAGTGTCTGTATCATCTTATTACATGGTAGCAGCAGTGGAATAACGAACCTGGACGTAGAAACCGCCTCAAGAGTTTAATGATACCGCGATAAATGGCCGCAGGATTCAGTTTACCGCCGCCCTCGGCACTCGAAATTCATGATGCCAACGTGgcagaaaaatggaaaaagttTCGCCTCGCTTGGGACAACTACTCGCTTGCGACGGAACTTAACAAGAAGAACGAGAAAGTACAGGTGGCTACATTACTAACTATTATTGGAGAGGAAGCAAGAGACGTGTACTCAACCTTCACAGACTGGGAGAGcgaggaaagcaaacaaaaaataacGCCTGTGTTGGATAAATTTGCAGCGTACTGCCAGCCTCGCAGAAACATACCCTTCGAGCGCTATCGCTTTAACAAACGGGCGCAAGAACCCGGTGAATCGTACGATCAGTATAAGACTGAACTGCGAAAATTGGCTGAGAATTGTGATTTTCACTCGATCACAACCGATGAGATCCTGCGTGACCGACTCATTTTCGGTATACGTGATGGCAAAGTCCGCGAGCGACTACTCAGAGAGTCCCAGCTAACACTTGAGAAGACCGACGAAATATGCCGAGCGTCCGAAAGCACAGCATCACAAATGAAGGAAGTGAGCGGCGGTGAAAGTGTGAGTGCTTTCGAAAGCGAAACAAAAGCAAGACGACGACAGCACAAGAAACAAGATCGCAATAAACCGGAGGAGGAGTCAAACAAACCTTGTGGTAATTGCGGACGCAGGCACGAACCCGGACAGTGTTTCGCTCGGGGCAGAGCATGTAATACAAGCGGCAAGATGGGGCATTTCGCTTCTGTGTGTCGCAGTGGCAAACTGGGGAAAGAAAGGGTAAGCAGAACAAGAGTGAAGATGATCGAACAACATGAGGACATTGATTCTGAAGAGAGTGACGTCTACGTGATAAGTGACATCTCTGCTGTCACGCTTGACGATTCGCAGTTGGTAACCTTAAAGCTTGTAAACTCTGGATCTTTCTTGCGTTTCCAACCAGATACTGGAGCACAATGTAACGTTATCCCAGTACATTTGTACAAGCAAGCATGCAACAATGAGGACCTATCCAACGTCAGAACCGTGAAGAGTACGATCTCCGCATACGGGGGTTCGCGACTTCCGGTAGTTGGAGAAGTGATACTGAAAGTGTCCCGTGAtgaaaccaaatgcaaattaaactGCAAACTTGTTGACAGCGAGGATATTCGCCCAATCCTTGGACGAAAAGCATGTCTTGTTATGAACATTATTCGGTACACCGATAATGACGCTCTAAACAAGCCGCAGACCGGAAGTTTCCCGATTTATGCAGTCAAAGAAAATGGGGACAAATTCTTAACCAAGGAGCAGCTGTGCAATCAATTCCCGGAGGTGTTCTCAGAGGGAGTGGGAAAACTTGATGGAAAGTACCACATGAAGGTTAAGAGCGAGATGAGCCCCATCCAGCATGCACCGCGGCGTGTACCGGTGGCTGTTCGTGCCCGACTAAAGGA
The Montipora capricornis isolate CH-2021 chromosome 10, ASM3666992v2, whole genome shotgun sequence genome window above contains:
- the LOC138019118 gene encoding proline-rich transmembrane protein 3-like codes for the protein MEWQTSQVGENNTNDVLTMSNDIPVGEPVPNFEEAKPLWGVAWEIHWIGLGVAFGLLSVISAIALLRAHKKKRFGRKPYVNAINALLLVLGVTRAVYLLLDPYGSKQNGVKLPMWLAGLLFNISFPCLTSAFCLILYVFLGVAKLQLVSKRLQNARFFGAVISFHFAVVLVGEICMIFAPEVAVIIFIFCHLFFIVWGLVLSASFIYGGLKVICSVKKVSRRLQAQRRTSSSKVAKVTLVTSFLGLSCSILHTYSLLSVYRFYRELDEPPDPWMWWSFHTFSRLIEIGMACNISYCIMQPADSAARKRSSTIHELTSEGVV